The DNA sequence TCCCCCTGGAGTCGTCGGTCAGACCGTACATGGCGCGAGCCCCGCACCGTAGGACGGTGCGGGGCTGTGCCGGGGTTGAGCCGGGCCGGGGCGCGGGGCTCCGGGTACTCCTAGTACCAGTTGTTGGCCTGCCAGAAGTTCCAGGCGCCGCACGGGCTGCCGTAGCGGTCGTTCATGTAGCCCAGGCCCCACTTGATCTGGGTGGCCGGGTTCGTCATCCAGTCGGCTCCGGCGGAGGCCATCTTGGATCCCGGGAGTGCCTGCACGAGGCCGTAGGCGTCGGAGGTCGGGTTGTCGGCCCGGTAGTTCCAGCTGGACTCGTGGTCCACGATGTTGCTGAAGCACTGGAACTGGTCGGCGGGGACCAGCTGGCGCGCGAGCGCCTGCACCTCGGCGACCGTGTACGAGCTCTGGACGGCGATCTCGGCGGCTTCGCGGGCCGCGTCGCGGCTGGCGGCGGCCTTGGCCTCCGCGCGCTCCTTGGCCTCACGCTCCGCCTTCTCGGCGGCTTCCGCCTTCTTCGCGATGGCGGTCTCGGCGGCGGCCTTGCGGGCGGCCTCCTCCGCGTCCTTCTTGGCGGTCGCGTCCGCGGCGATGGCCATCGTTTCGGCCTGCTGCGTCAGGGACGCGGTCTGCACCTGGGCCTGCTGGCCCGCGGGGATGTCCGCGAGCAGCGTGGTGCCGCTTGCCGTCGCTTCGGCGTCGTTGGTTTGCGCGGTGCTGCCCGAGGCAACGCCGACGACGCTTCCGACAGCGGTGACCGCGGTGGCCGAGGCCACTGCGAATCCCCGGACCGAGATCCGGCTCACACGGTTTCCTTCCAGCATCGCCCGCTTCGGTGACCCTCGCGGACGCAATCGTGCCCCTGACACTGGCCTCCCCAACTGCGGGTCACGGGAGGCACGGGCCCGGTGGGCAACCCCCGCGAGGGGAGCGCCGCGTGTTACCTCGGGCGGCATACGACGGCGCTATGCAGTTGGAGCTGTGCTTACTGAGGCGCCGTACCTCCCCCTCTGCCTCGAAGGCGTGGGAGGTACCCCCAGGGGTACACCTGTGTCGTATGCGGGGCCTGACAGGAATGAGACTCTGCCGTAACCCGACGGCGCGAGGCAATTCCCTGTTGCGTGTGAAAGCTCACATCCCGTTTGGCCCTGGGGATTGCCGGAAATCCGCACACACGCCGACGCCGCCCGGCTAGGCTCTTCGCCTTTCCGGACGGCGCCAACCCATGGGTAACCGGCCCGCGTTGTCACATGGGGGTCAGATCTGCCCGTCCTCGAGCATTTCGGTCACAAGGGCGGCGATCTGGGACCTCTCGGACCGCGTCAGGGTGACGTGCGCGAAGAGCGGATGCCCCTTCAGCTTCTCCACCACGGCGACCACACCGTCGTACCGACCGACCCTCAGATTGTCCCGCTGGGCGACATCGTGGGTCAGCACGACCCGGGAATTCGCCCCGATGCGGGACAGAACGGTCAGCAGGACGTTGCGCTCCAGCGACTGCGCCTCGTCCACGATGACGAACGCGTCGTGCAGCGAGCGGCCCCGGATGTGGGTGAGCGGCAGGACCTCCAGCATGCCGCGCGCGGTGACCTCCTCGATGACCTCCCGGCTGGTGACCGCCGACAGCGTGTCGAACACCGCCTGCGCCCAGGGGCTCATCTTCTCCGCCTCGGTACCGGGCAGATAGCCGAGCTCCTGCCCGCCCACCGCGTACAGCGGACGGAAGACCATCACCTTCTGGTGCTGCCGGCGCTCCAGCACCGCCTCCAGGCCCGCGCACAGCGCCAGCGCCGACTTGCCGGTGCCGGCCCGGCCGCCCATGGACACGATCCCGACGTCCGGGTCGAGCAGCAGGTCGAGCGCGATGCGCTGCTCGGCGCTGCGGCCCTTGATGCCGAACGCCTCCCGGTCGCCGCGCACCAGCCGCACGTTGCCCTCGGGGGTGACCCGGCCGAGCGCCCTGCCGCGCTCGGACTGGAGGGTGAGGCCGGTGTGCACGGGCAGGTGCGCGGCCTCGGGCACATATACGTGCCCTTCCTCGAAGAGGACGTCCACCTGCTCACCGGGCAGGGTCAGTTCGGACATCCCGGTCCAGCCGGAGGAGTCGGTGATGGCGAGTTCCGCGCGGTACTCCTCGGCGAGGAGGCCGACGGAGGACGCCTTGATCCGGAGCGGGAGGTCCTTCGACACGACGGTGACGTCGAATCCCTCGGCCTGCAGATTGCGGGCGACCGCGAGGATGCGGGAGTCGTTGTCCCCCAGGCGGTAGCCGCTGGGCAGCACGCTGGGGTCCGAGTGGTTCAGCTCGACCCGCACGGTCCCGCCGAGGTCCCCGGTCGGAATGGGGGCGTCGAGACGGCCGTACCGCACCCGGTAGTCGTCCAGCAGGCGCAGTGCCTGCCGGGCGAAGTACCCGAGTTCGGGATGGTTCCGCTTGGCCTCCAGTTCCGTCACCACGACGATGGGGAGCACGACCTCGTGCTCGTCGAAGCGGCTCAGGGCGTTCGGGTCGGCCAGCAGGACGCTGGTGTCGAGAACATAGGTGCGCCGGTCTGGCTTGTGGCGCTTTGCGCTGGTCACCACGGAAGGACGTACCCCCTCGGATGAGGTCGGGGAGCGACGGAGTGGAAGCTGGGCCGGGAGGGCGGGAAGATCCCGACCGGTCGACGGCCGCCCTGCACAGCGGGCCGTGAACCGGCCCTCCGCTGCTTCTTCCGTGCCGTGACCGCACGGTCTTGCTGGTGCAAGGGGCCTCCCGGGCGGACGGCCCCGAG is a window from the Streptomyces capillispiralis genome containing:
- a CDS encoding transglycosylase SLT domain-containing protein encodes the protein MSRISVRGFAVASATAVTAVGSVVGVASGSTAQTNDAEATASGTTLLADIPAGQQAQVQTASLTQQAETMAIAADATAKKDAEEAARKAAAETAIAKKAEAAEKAEREAKERAEAKAAASRDAAREAAEIAVQSSYTVAEVQALARQLVPADQFQCFSNIVDHESSWNYRADNPTSDAYGLVQALPGSKMASAGADWMTNPATQIKWGLGYMNDRYGSPCGAWNFWQANNWY
- a CDS encoding PhoH family protein, giving the protein MVTSAKRHKPDRRTYVLDTSVLLADPNALSRFDEHEVVLPIVVVTELEAKRNHPELGYFARQALRLLDDYRVRYGRLDAPIPTGDLGGTVRVELNHSDPSVLPSGYRLGDNDSRILAVARNLQAEGFDVTVVSKDLPLRIKASSVGLLAEEYRAELAITDSSGWTGMSELTLPGEQVDVLFEEGHVYVPEAAHLPVHTGLTLQSERGRALGRVTPEGNVRLVRGDREAFGIKGRSAEQRIALDLLLDPDVGIVSMGGRAGTGKSALALCAGLEAVLERRQHQKVMVFRPLYAVGGQELGYLPGTEAEKMSPWAQAVFDTLSAVTSREVIEEVTARGMLEVLPLTHIRGRSLHDAFVIVDEAQSLERNVLLTVLSRIGANSRVVLTHDVAQRDNLRVGRYDGVVAVVEKLKGHPLFAHVTLTRSERSQIAALVTEMLEDGQI